GCCTCCGTTACCCTTTGGGAGGCAACCGCCCCAGTTAAACTACCCATCAGACACTGTCCCTGATCCGGATCACGGACCGAGGTTAGACATCCAGCACGACCAGAGTGGTATTTCAACGGCGACTCCACCATGACTGGCGTCACGGCTTCAAAGTCTCCCACCTATCCTACACAAGCCGAACCGAACACCAATATCAAACTGTAGTAAAGGTCCCGGGGTCTTTCCGTCCTGCTGCGCGAAACGAGCATCTTTACTCGTAGTGCAATTTCACCGGGCCTATGGTTGAGACAGTCGAGAAGTCGTTACGCCATTCGTGCAGGTCGGAACTTACCCGACAAGGAATTTCGCTACCTTAGGATGGTTATAGTTACCACCGCCGTTTACTGGCGCTTAAGTTCTCAGCTTCGCCCTGTCGAAACAGAGCTAACCGGTCCCCTTAACGTTCCAGCACCGGGCAGGCGTCAGTCCGTATACATCGCCTTACGGCTTCGCACGGACCTGTGTTTTTAGTAAACAGTCGCTTCTCGCTGGTCTCTGCGGCCACCCCCAGCTCACGGAGTAAATCCGATCACCAGTGATGGCCCCCCTTCTCCCGAAGTTACGGGGGCATTTTGCCGAGTTCCTTAACCATAGTTCACCCGAACGCCTCGGTATTCTCTACCTGACCACCTGAGTCGGTTTAGGGTACGGGCCGCCATGAAACTCGCTAGAGGCTTTTCTCGACAGCATAGGATCATCCACTTCACCACAATCGGCTCGGCATCAGGTCTCAGCCTTAATGTGTGACGGATTTGCCTATCACACGGCCTACACCCTTACCCCGGGACAACCACCGCCCGGGCTGGACTACCTTCCTGCGTCACCCCATCGCTTACCTACTACCACCTTGGGTCAGCGGCTCCACCACTCCCCTTTGCCCGAAGGCTCCGGGGCGGCTTCACGGCCTTAGCATTAATGGGCTCGATATTGGGCGTTTCAAAGCGGGTACCGGAATATCAACCGGTTGTCCATCGACTACGCCTGTCGGCCTCGCCTTAGGTCCCGACTTACCCTGGGCAGATCAGCTTGACCCAGGAACCCTTAGTCAATCGGCGCACACGTTTCTCACGTGTGTATCGCTACTCATGCCTGCATTCTCACTCGTGAACCGTCCACAACTCGCTTCCGCGGCTGCTTCACCCGGCACACGACGCTCCCCTACCCATCACAGCACCCGTTGGGGCTTATTGCTGCAATGACACGACTTCGGCGGTACGCTTGAGCCCCGCTACATTGTCGGCGCGGAATCACTTGACCAGTGAGCTATTACGCACTCTTTCAAGGGTGGCTGCTTCTAAGCCAACCTCCTGGTTGTCTCTGCGACTCCACATCCTTTCCCACTTAGCGTACGCTTAGGGGCCTTAGTCGATGCTCTGGGCTGTTTCCCTCTCGACCATGGAGCTTATCCCCCACAGTCTCACTGCCGTGCTCTCACTTACCGGCATTCGGAGTTTGGCTAAGGTCAGTAACCCGGTAGGGCCCATCGCCTATCCAGTGCTCTACCTCCGGCAAGAAACACACGACGCTGCACCTAAATGCATTTCGGGGAGAACCAGCTATCACGGAGTTTGATTGGCCTTTCACCCCTAACCACAGGTCATCCCCCAGGTTTTCAACCCTGGTGGGTTCGGTCCTCCACGAAGTCTTACCTCCGCTTCAACCTGCCCATGGCTAGATCACTCCGCTTCGGGTCTTGAGCGTGCTACTGAATCGCCCTATTCGGACTCGCTTTCGCTACGGCTTCCCCACACGGGTTAACCTCGCAACACACCGCAAACTCGCAGGCTCATTCTTCAAAAGGCACGCAGTCACGAGATGCAAGCAAGCTTGCATCCGACGCTCCCACGGCTTGTAGGCACACGGTTTCAGGTACTATTTCACTCCGCTCCCGCGGTACTTTTCACCATTCCCTCACGGTACTATCCGCTATCGGTCACCAGGGAATATTTAGGCTTAGCGGGTGGTCCCGCCAGATTCACACGGGATTTCTCGGGCCCCGTGCTACTTGGGTGTCTCTTAAACGAGCCGCATGAATTTCAGCTACGGGGGTCTTACCCTCTACGCCGGACCTTTCGCATGTCCTTCGCCTATCCATACGGTTTCTGACTCGTCTCACAGCCGGCAGACTGTGAAAAAGAGATCCCACAACCCCGCATGCGCAACCCCTGCCGGGTCTCACACGCATACGGTTTGGCCTCATCCGGTTTCGCTCGCCACTACTCCCGGAATCACGGTTGTTTTCTCTTCCTGAGGGTACTGAGATGTTTCACTTCCCCTCGTTCCCTCCACATGCCCTATGTGTTCAGGCATGGGTGACAGCCCATGACGACTGCCGGGTTTCCCCATTCGGAAACCCCCGGATCAAAGCCTGGTTGACGGCTCCCCGGGGACTATCGTGGCCTCCCACGTCCTTCATCGGTTCCTGGTGCCAAGGCATCCACCGTGCGCCCTTAAAAACTTGGCCACAGATGCTCGCGTCCACTGTGTAGTTCTCAAGCAACGACCAGCCACCCATCACCCTGACCCATACGGATCAAGTTCACTGGGGCCGGCATCGCGAAGGCAGACCTTTCGGCCGTACCCTCAGATACCCAACAACGTGCCAAGCGTGAGCACCATCCGTGTTCCCCGTTCCACGCCGAAGCAGTACTAGGAGACCTTCAGGTCACTCACGCCAACTAATCAACGTTCCACCCATGAGCTGACCGTGCAGAACGTTTGCCTGCAATCGGTACTGTGCTCCTTAGAAAGGAGGTGATCCAGCCGCACCTTCCGGTACGGCTACCTTGTTACGACTTCGTCCCAATCGCCAGTCCCACCTTCGACAGCTCCCTCCCACAAGGGGTTGGGCCACCGGCTTCGGGTGTTACCGACTTTCGTGACGTGACGGGCGGTGTGTACAAGGCCCGGGAACGTATTCACCGCAGCAATGCTGATCTGCGATTACTAGCAACTCCGACTTCATGGGGTCGAGTTGCAGACCCCAATCCGAACTGAGACCGGCTTTTTGAGATTCGCTCCGCCTCGCGGCATCGCAGCTCTTTGTACCGGCCATTGTAGCACGTGTGCAGCCCAAGACATAAGGGGCATGATGACTTGACGTCGTCCCCACCTTCCTCCGAGTTGACCCCGGCGGTCTCCTGTGAGTCCCCATCACCCCGAAGGGCATGCTGGCAACACAGGACAAGGGTTGCGCTCGTTGCGGGACTTAACCCAACATCTCACGACACGAGCTGACGACAGCCATGCACCACCTGTATACCGACCACAAGGGGGGCACTATCTCTAATGCTTTCCGGTATATGTCAAGCCTTGGTAAGGTTCTTCGCGTTGCGTCGAATTAAGCCACATGCTCCGCTGCTTGTGCGGGCCCCCGTCAATTCCTTTGAGTTTTAGCCTTGCGGCCGTACTCCCCAGGCGGGGAACTTAATGCGTTAGCTGCGGCACCGACGACGTGGAATGTCGCCAACACCTAGTTCCCAACGTTTACGGCGTGGACTACCAGGGTATCTAATCCTGTTCGCTCCCCACGCTTTCGCTCCTCAGCGTCAGTAATGGCCCAGAGATCCGCCTTCGCCACCGGTGTTCCTCCTGATATCTGCGCATTTCACCGCTACACCAGGAATTCCGATCTCCCCTACCACACTCTAGCCTGCCCGTATCGGATGCAGACCCGGGGTTAAGCCCCGGGCTTTCACACCCGACGTGACAAGCCGCCTACGAGCTCTTTACGCCCAATAATTCCGGACAACGCTTGCGCCCTACGTATTACCGCGGCTGCTGGCACGTAGTTAGCCGGCGCTTCTTCTGCAGGTACCGTCACTTTCGCTTCTTCCCTGCTGAAAGAGGTTTACAACCCGAAGGCCGTCATCCCTCACGCGGCGTCGCTGCATCAGGCTTTCGCCCATTGTGCAATATTCCCCACTGCTGCCTCCCGTAGGAGTCTGGGCCGTGTCTCAGTCCCAGTGTGGCCGGTCGCCCTCTCAGGCCGGCTACCCGTCGTCGCCTTGGTGAGCCGTTACCTCACCAACAAGCTGATAGGCCGCGGGCTCATCCTTCACCGCCGGAGCTTTCCACCCGCCGAGATGCCTCGGCAGGTCGTATCCGGTATTAGACCCCGTTTCCAGGGCTTGTCCCAGAGTGAAGGGCAGATTGCCCACGTGTTACTCACCCGTTCGCCACTAATCCACCCCGAAGGGCTTCATCGTTCGACTTGCATGTGTTAAGCACGCCGCCAGCGTTCGTCCTGAGCCAGGATCAAACTCTCCGTGAATGTTTGCCGGTAATCCGGCTAGACACTCGCGTTGAGCGGGACAGACAAGCCGGAATAGGGCCTGCTGTCCACAGCGTCCTCGCTGTGTGCCACCCCGGAGGGTGGACTTTTTCAAAGGAACCTCGACCATCCGAAGATGGACGGGGTATCAACTAATCTGGCGTTGATTTTTGGCACGCTGTTGAGTTCTCAAGGTGCGGACGCTTCCTTTGTACTTACCCTCTCGGGCTTTCCTCCGGGCGCTTCCTTCGTTCTTGCGTTTCCGACTCTATCAGATCCTTTCGGCGTCTGATTCCCAGTCGGCGGGATTTGTCTTTCCGGCTGTTGGGCCGTTCCGACGTCTCAAACTCTAGCGGATTTTCCCGGCGACTCATAATCGAGTCTTTCGAAATGAATTTCGGCATGCCGAAATTCGTCCCGGTTGGGAGATCGCGCGGAGTTGAGGTTGCCGCGTGAGCGGCGGGATGGCTGTTCCGGAACCGTTCCGGCTCCGTGACAACTCGGAGAACACTACGCGTCCCCCAGGGGGGTGTCAACCCCCGCTTCGCGGCCCCTGTCGCGCCCTCGGTCGGGGCCTCAGTCCAGGTCCGTCAGCCGCCCGCCGGCGTCCGGCTGGGTGAGCTCCACGCGGCGGAGCAGGCGGATCAGCATCTCGCCCAGGGCGCCCCGCTCCTCGGTCGACAGGTCCTGGAGGAGCTCCTCCTCGAAGTCCGTCGCCATGCGCATGGCCTCCAGCCACTTCTGGCGACCCTCGTCGGTCAGCTCGACGATCACGCGCACCCGGTTGTTCTCGTCCCGGTCGCGGGTGACCAGGCCCTCGCCCGCCATGCGGTCGATGCGGTGGGTCATCGCGGCCGGGGTGAGGCCGAGGCGCTTGGCGAGCTCGCCGGGGCCGAGCCGGTAGGGGGCGCCGGAGAGCACGAGGGTCTTGAGGACCTCCCACTCCGCGTTGCTGATGCCGAGGTCGGCGACCTGGCGGCCGTACGCCACGTTCATCCGGCGGTTCAGCCGGCCCAGGGCGGAGACGACCTTCTCGACCTGGGGGTCGAGGTCGCGGAACTCGCGCTGGTAGGCGGCGATCTGCTCGTCGAGGGTCGGCTCCTGCGGTGGCTGCGGGCCGGACTGCTCGGGGGTGTCGGACATGCGGCGAGTATCCCACGCGGGTCGTTGGCGTTGAAGTCCTTCTATGTGTATTGTTAAGGATCTAATTTTAGTGTTGAAGTCTTCAGGGTTCAGAGCTACAGGCCTGAACCCGCGACCGAAGTGGGTGAGTGTGACCAAGGCGATGGGCGCCGCGATGCGCCGGATTCAGGCAGGTAGCGCGCTGAGCGCGTTCGGACTCGGCTTCACCGTGCCGTACCTCTATGTGTACGTCGCTCAGGTGCGGGATCTGGGCGCGACCACGGCGGGCGTCGTGCTGGCCGTCTTCGCCATGGCCGCGCTCGTAGTCCTCCCCTTCAGCGGTCGCGCCATCGACCGGCGCGGGCCGGTGCCCGTGCTGCTCGTGGCCTCCGGCCTCGCCGCGGTCGGCGCGCTCGGGATGGGCCTCGCGTCCTCCGTGCCGGCGGCCGTGGGCGCCGCCGCGCTGCTCGGTGCCGGTACGGCCGTGATGCAGCCGGCGCTGGCGACGATGATCGTCTGGTGCTCGACGCCGGAGACCCGTACGCGCTCCTTCGCCATGCAGTTCTTCCTGCAGAACCTGGGTCTGGGCGTCGGCGGCCTCATCGGCGGCCAGCTGGTCGACGTGAGCCGGCCGGACAGCTTCCTGCTGCTGTTCTCGATCGAGTCCGTGATGTTCCTGGTCCTCGGCGCCATCGCGCTGACCGTCCGGATGCCCGGTTCGCCCGCGCTCCAGGGCGCGCGGCCGGCCGCGGAGAAGGGCGGCGGGGTCCGGGCGCTGCTCCAGCACAAGGCCATGGTGCAGCTGTGCGTGCTGGGCTTCGTGCTCTTCTTCGCCTGCTACGGACAGTTCGAGTCGGGTCTCGCGGCCTACGGCACCGAGGCCGCCGGCATCGCGCCGTCGACGCTGGGCATCGCCCTGGCCGCCAACACGGCCGTCATCGTGGCCGCCCAGTTCCTGGTGCTGAAGTTCGTCGAGCGCCGCAAGCGGACCCGGGTCATCGCGGCGGTCGGTCTGATCTGGACCGTGGCGTGGCTGATCGCCGGGTACGCGGGCCTGGGCCACGGCAGCCAGGCGATGGCGACGGCGGCGTTCATCTCCACGTACGCCCTGTTCGGTCTCGGCGAGGCGATGCTGTCGCCGACCGTGGCGCCGCTGGTGGCCGATCTGGCGCCGGAGTCGATGGTCGGTACGTACAACTCGGCCTTCGCCCTGGTGAAGCAGCTCGCGCTGGCGGTCGGTCCGGCCGTGGGCGGGCCCATGGGGGCCGCGCTGCACGGGCCGTACATCGTGACCTTCGTGCTGTTCTCGCTCGGGATCACGTTCCTCGCGGTCCGGCTCGGCAAGCAGCTCACGCCGGTGCAGAACCAGCCGTCGCTGGCTGCGAAGCCCTCGCGGGTGGTGGCTCAGCACCAGCCCGCGAAGGAGACCGCGTCCGCCTGACCCCCTCTTCAGGAGGGCGGGTCCGGCAGGGCGAACTCGCACCACACCGCTTTACCGCCGCCGGGAGTCCGGCGGCTCCCCCAGGACGAGGCGATCGTCGCGATGATGGAGATCCCGCGACCCGCCTCGTCTTCCGTTTCCGCCCTGCGGCGGCGCGGCAGGTGGTCGTCGCCGTCGGTCACCTCGATGATCAGGCGCCGGTCGGTGCGGCGCAGCCGCAGGCGCATGGGCGGGGTGCCGTGCTGGAGGGAGTTCGCCACCAGCTCGCTGGTGGCGAGGACGCCGAGGTCGCACAGCTCCACCGGGAAGCGCCAGCTGGCGAGCACGCCGGAGGCGAAGGCCCGCGCGCGGGGCGCGGCC
The DNA window shown above is from Streptomyces showdoensis and carries:
- a CDS encoding MFS transporter, whose amino-acid sequence is MGAAMRRIQAGSALSAFGLGFTVPYLYVYVAQVRDLGATTAGVVLAVFAMAALVVLPFSGRAIDRRGPVPVLLVASGLAAVGALGMGLASSVPAAVGAAALLGAGTAVMQPALATMIVWCSTPETRTRSFAMQFFLQNLGLGVGGLIGGQLVDVSRPDSFLLLFSIESVMFLVLGAIALTVRMPGSPALQGARPAAEKGGGVRALLQHKAMVQLCVLGFVLFFACYGQFESGLAAYGTEAAGIAPSTLGIALAANTAVIVAAQFLVLKFVERRKRTRVIAAVGLIWTVAWLIAGYAGLGHGSQAMATAAFISTYALFGLGEAMLSPTVAPLVADLAPESMVGTYNSAFALVKQLALAVGPAVGGPMGAALHGPYIVTFVLFSLGITFLAVRLGKQLTPVQNQPSLAAKPSRVVAQHQPAKETASA
- a CDS encoding MarR family winged helix-turn-helix transcriptional regulator is translated as MSDTPEQSGPQPPQEPTLDEQIAAYQREFRDLDPQVEKVVSALGRLNRRMNVAYGRQVADLGISNAEWEVLKTLVLSGAPYRLGPGELAKRLGLTPAAMTHRIDRMAGEGLVTRDRDENNRVRVIVELTDEGRQKWLEAMRMATDFEEELLQDLSTEERGALGEMLIRLLRRVELTQPDAGGRLTDLD